CTTCACTCGGTGCTTTCATTGTTGGGCGTCTTATTCAGGGTATAGGCGAGGGCTTGTTTGTGAGCAATGTGTGGGTGCAAGTTTCAGAAATGTCCCCGACCAAAGTCAGGGGCACGTTGACAGCATTTCCGCAGTTCACAATTGTTGTGGGCCTGGTTTGTggtttcttcatctgctaTGGGACCTCACGTCTGGGCGAATCGACAACGCTCAGCTGGCGACTTCCGCTGGTTGTCTCAGCAGCCCTCGGCTTTCTGCTATCGGGAACGTACTGGTTCGTCCCAGCTTCTCCGCGCTGGTTGCTGGCCAGAGGTCGATTGACCGAAGCGCGCGAGGTTCTCATTCGCCTTGGctttgacgagattgagcgcgaaaagctgctggaggagtCCATGACCCAAGTACAGGCCCAGAACCCCAATGATGTAGCAATTTGGCAAGAGTTCAAGCAGACCGTTGCCGGATTTAGGGAGGCCTTCTCAGCTCCCTTCCGTGCTCGAACCATATTTGGCTGCTTCATCATGGgcatgcagcagctggctggGATTGACGGCGTCTTTTACTACGCACCGGTTCTCTTTGAAAAGGCCGGTCTTAGTGGCGAACAGGCGTCGTTCCTGGCTTCTGGTGTCTCTGCACTGGCGATTCTCGGAGTCACAATCCCGGCTACCTTTCTCGCAGACAAATGGGGACGACGAACTTCAAGTCTTTTGGGCGGTATCCTGATTACCACACTAATGCTGTTGATGGGGTCGTTGTATGCTGCCGACAAAGTCCATGCGGATAGAG
This portion of the Trichoderma atroviride chromosome 6, complete sequence genome encodes:
- a CDS encoding uncharacterized protein (EggNog:ENOG41~TransMembrane:12 (i9-31o51-73i80-97o103-126i138-163o175-194i269-292o304-325i337-356o368-393i405-428o434-455i)), giving the protein MRWLKAPPFYVWASLAASSVSILFGLDTGNIGPVTTMPAFRKTFGDFSPTVHGVVVSSVLISGAFTALVAGILGHRFGQVRIFAIGSFIYGVGAAIQSSATSLGAFIVGRLIQGIGEGLFVSNVWVQVSEMSPTKVRGTLTAFPQFTIVVGLVCGFFICYGTSRLGESTTLSWRLPLVVSAALGFLLSGTYWFVPASPRWLLARGRLTEAREVLIRLGFDEIEREKLLEESMTQVQAQNPNDVAIWQEFKQTVAGFREAFSAPFRARTIFGCFIMGMQQLAGIDGVFYYAPVLFEKAGLSGEQASFLASGVSALAILGVTIPATFLADKWGRRTSSLLGGILITTLMLLMGSLYAADKVHADRGAGKWVVIVSIYLFAIVFNGTWAIGFRIFLIESLPRKTRSSASSLAQSANWFSNYVVALITPVLISKTTYGAYYLFAFSSLFTTIIVALRMFETRGHSLEEIEQRYTQNRSISTGVSIPMLRIRRVQAAQ